Part of the Paenibacillus aurantius genome, GATACATAAGTATCATTAGCTAACGCAAAGAACCTATTCCCGAGAAAATCAGGAAACAGAGGAAGGAAACCCGGGGAGGGATATGGTACAATAAATCCCGAATCCTGCCAGACGCAGATCCGAACTATATGGAGATAAGGAGATTACCCTACCCATGAAAAGAACCTTCGCCGCCATCACCCTTATGTCTCTCCTTCTGGCAGCTTGCGGAAGCGAAAGCCCATCCGTCAACGGGGAAAGCCCTTCCCCTTCGGCCAGCGGAGCCCCTGCACCTACGGTGTCAACGTCACCCAGTCCGTCTCCTTCCCCTTCCTTGTCGCCGAGCCCTTCTCCTTCTCCGTCTCCTTCTCCAGTTCCGACGGAGGCGCCAAAGGCTTACAAGATGAACAAAAATTACGACATGATCCCGATCGACCCGGCCGGCAACAAAAAGGTCGTCCTCCTAACCTTTGATGACGGTCCGAAGGAAAAAGGCATGATCGACGGGCTTATCAACACTCTGGACAAGCATAAAGCCAAAGCCATCTTCTTCGTTAACGGCTACCGCATCAAAGAGCATCCCGAGCTTCTGAAGCTCATTCATGACCGCGGCCAAGTCATCGGCAATCATTCCTATGATCATATCAGCCTGCGCAAAGAAACGAACGACAAGGTGGATTATCAGATTGGCGAAGTGCAAAAGCAGGTCAAAGAAGTTACAGGGACCACCCCCGTTTTCTTCCGTCCTCCCTTTGGAGAAGGAAGCGACTATGTAAGGGAGAAGGCCAAGAAGGAAAACCTCCTCTACATGACCTGGTCGAACGGTTCCCTGGATTGGGATTTGCCGAAGAACAGCACCGACAAGCCTCAGGCGGTGATCGACAATGTCATGAAGCAGCTGCACCCGGGCTCCAATATTCTTATGCACGAGCTGGCCTGGACCGTCGAAACGCTTGATAATCTTCTAACCCAGCTGGAAGCAAAAGGGTATTCCTTTGTGGATCCACGTTCCATCGATACGCAGCAGATTCCTCAGTAAGCCTGGTGATCCCGTCCGGCTGCCGGTTCTCCGGCAGCCTTTTTTCTGCTGGGCTTGCCCCGTCATATAATGTCCGGAACCCGGCAAGTTCTGGCCATGGTACCCGTCTGTTTCCTATTAAGATGAGACTTGTAAGCCGGATGCCTTTCATCCGGCCTCATGCAGAGACAGACAGGAGGAAACGGACGATGAACGGTACCAATCCAGCCGGAAAGCTGGCCATTGACGGGGGAACGCCGGTCAGGAGCAAGCCTTTTGCCCCTTGGCCGGTATGGGACGAACGGGAGGAAAGGATGGTGATCGAGGCCATACGCTCCGGCAAATGGGGGGGAACCGGAACGGTGCTCTCCGACGGCTTCCAGGAAAAGCTGCCGGAGATGGAGACGGCGGTGGCACGTCTTCAGGATGCCCGGTACGGGGTAAGTGTCGTCAACGGAACGGTTGCTTTAAGCGTAGCCCTGCATGCGGCGGGACTAAAGCCGGGGGATGAAGTCATTGTCCCTCCTTACACCTTCATCGCTACCGCTTCCGCTCCTCTATACACGGGCATTATCCCCGTGTTTGCGGACATCGAAGAAGAGACCCTGCTTCTCGATCCGGTGAAGGCGGAGCAGGCCATTACCCCCAGGACGAAAGCGATCATGCCCGTTCATATCGCCGGAGCTCCGGCCGACATGGACCGCATTCTGGAAGTGGCCCGCCGCCACGGGCTTCGGGTTATCGAAGATTCGGCCCAGGCTATCGGCGCCCAGTGGAACGGCAAAGGGGTGGGAGCACTAGGGGACCTCGGAACCTTCAGTTTTCAATCGAGCAAAAACTTGAACTGCGGAGAAGGCGGCGTCATCGTCACGAACAGCGAAGAGCTGTGGGAACGAGCCTGGTCGATCTGCAATGTGGGGAGGGTGCCGGGAGGGGGATGGTACCAGCATGACAGGCTCGGGCAGAACTTCCGGATGACCGAGCTGCAGGCCGCGCTCTTGCTGGCCCAGCTGACAAGACTTGAAGAGCAGATGCTTCGGCGGGAGAAGAATGCGGCTCTCCTGGATCAAATGCTGAGCCAAGTAAAGGGCATTCAATTGATCAAACGAAGCCCGTCCATCACCCGGCATGCCCATCACCTCTATATGTTCAAACTGGCGCGGGGAGCCGCGGGAACGATGGGCAAGGAGGATTTTATCCGCAAGGTGGAAGCCGAAGGAATTCCCGTGTCCGCCGGGTACTCGTCCCTCAACCGTAACGAAGCCATTCTGGCCGAAACCCGGGAAAGGGCAGGAGAAGCCCGGACCTATTCGTGTCCCGTAAGCGAACGGCTGTGCGAGCAAGAGGTCGTCTGGCTTCCCCATACGGTTCTCCTCTCGGATGAGGAAGCGATCCAGGACATCTCCCGCGGGATCGAGAAGGTACTGCAGTCTTACCAATAGACGGCAGGTCCATGCCGGTTCTAACGCCGTTCCCGGTACTGCGAAGGGGTAGCGCCGGCATGGCGCTTAAACACCCGGGAGAACGTCCGGTAGGAATCAAATCCGACCTCGGCCGCTATGTCCAAGGCGCTCATTTCGGTCGTGGCCAGCAAATGAGCCGCATGCCGGGTTCGCAGATGGTGCACGTAATCAAGGAAAGCATGGCCCGCCGCCCGGCTGAAGTATCGGCTGATGTAGGAGGGGCTGTGCCCGAACCGGTCGGCCATCGTCTGCAAGGTGAGCGGCTCATTGAAGTGCAGATGGACATAATGGACCATATCCTCCAGCAAACGGCTCTCCCGGCCCGTTACGGGCATAACGGCGGGAGCCGTCCCCTTCATTCCCCGTGCCAGGAGAACGAGAATCTCGACCAGCCTCGTCCGCAGCAGAGACATCCTGCCGAACCTCAAATGCCGGTACTCGTCCAGCATGTCCGTCATGATGCCGAGAAACCTCCCTCTTTCGTTCTCGGGAAGGAGCAGGAATCGTTCCCCCTGCCCGTCCTCCTGCAGCATCCACTTGTATAGCTCCGAATCCGCCGCTCCCACAAGCATACTTAAATCGAACATGCAGCAGAATACCCGCAGAGGACGTTCGGAGGACACGGACTCGACCTTGTGCATCTGTCGGGGCAAGAAGAGCGACAGGGCCCCCTCGCCTACTGCCCGGGAATGCCCGTCACACCACTCGGTCCCTTCCCCTTCCACCACAAAAGAAACCTCGGCAAAATCATGATAGTGAAGAGGAACGCGGCCTATCGAGTGAAGCCGGACATCAAACGGCAGCTGCCCCCGGCGAATCTGCCGTTCCTCCGCTATGTTCTCGTAAACGGGATATTTGTCCATGGAAATCCCCTGCTCCCTTATTCATTCCTTCTTCCGATACCGGATGATAAGGCCCATCACCAGGTCGATGAGAAAATGGGCGGCCACCGGCGCCAGCAAGGAGCCGGTATGGATGTAGATCCAGCCAAGACCATAGCTGATGGAGAACACCATGCCGGTCATCAGCCAGTGCCGCAAATACCGGACATGGATCGCCGCAAAAAGGATACTCGTCCAGTACGCTCCGAGAGCATGCTGCACCGCTCCCCGGAACAGAATTTCCTCACACAGGGCGACGATCAGGCAGATCAGGACCAAGTGCCATAGAGAACGGTTTCCGAACAGCCTCTCGTTGATTCCGCCGTCGTCCGTTATTTCTTCCGGCACCCAGCGGGAGATAAGTAGATCGACGCTCAGCACGGCGGCGGCCAATCCGGCACCCCATAATAGAACCGAGGAATAAGAGTCTGCCGGAAACTGCTTCCAGAAAGGATTCCTCTGGAAGAGGGTAATCACGGCTCCCAGAAGGAACGTCAAGCCTTGCGTCAGGTACAGATTGAGCAGAAGGGTCCGGTCATCCAGGGAGGCCGCGTCAACCGTTTTCCACTCTAGTTTTCTAAGCTTCCATTTTTTCATATTCTCGAAGACGGGCTCCTATCCATGTATTCCCTTTTCTAGATTTTTCCCCTATACTGAAAGGAAAAACAGTGGGGGTTTATTTTGAACAAAAGGCTAACCAGATCCGACTATCTATTTGCCCTTCTTTTTATCTTCATGCTGTTCTGTACGCTCGGAGCATTCTTCTATGGGTTGAAGCTGGGAGCGGATAGGACCGAAGCGCGTTACGAACAGCAGAGAAAGGCGGAGGAAACGGCCTCCAAAGGCTTGACCGCCTATCATCAGAGTTATCTGGTTTCTTTCTATCATACCATCTATTTGCCTTATAAGGATTTTCAAAATAAGTGGTTTCAGGATTTGGCCTCTATCGAGAGCGGCGGCTCTTCGGTCGATCCCTCTTCCCTCCTAAAGGAGCTCGCCAAGCTGGCCGAAGAGAAGGAGAAGTCTCTCGAAGCGGGATCCGCTCCCGAGACATCCCCCCTCCTGCAGTCCGCCCATCAGAAATACAAGCAGAGCTTGACACTCTTTCATGACGGCGCCGACAGCCTCCGTTCCAAATCCGGATCCGCCCGGGGCTCTGCCCTGTTGAGCCAGATTCAAGCCGACCGTACGATTGCCGAAGCTCAGAAGCTGGCGCTTCAAGCCCAGAAAGACTACTTCGATGCCATCGTCAAATGGAACGAGAAGGACAGCGGCCCTCCTGCCGGCATGGAGCTTCTGAAACAGGAAGCCATCAGCATCGCCGATTGGGACCGAATGAACCTCAACCTGAAGAACGATTACATGGCCTCCCGAATGGCCGCCGGCCGGCTGTTCGAGGATTACATGCCGCAGGATCTTGCTTCCCGGGTTGACGAGATGATCAAAACCGGACAAGCCAAGAAAATGAACGCCGCCGACATTCCCCGCCTTATCGAGGCCCTAACCGCTACGAACGCGGTCAGAGCCGGAGATTTTCTCAAGAACAAGCCCAAATGGTACATGAAGGAGCCTCTCCCTCAGCTTCCCTTCTTTACGGCATCCAATTGACCAGCCTGCCCCCCCTCTCTCCCTGGAGGGGGTTTTGCTTTCCCCAGGGATCAGTCGTAGGCAAATCCTCTCATCCCCGAGACGGCCGCCATTCCGCCTGCCACGCTTTTGACATCGGAGAAGCCATGGCCGAGAAGGTACTCGCAAACCACCGCACTCCGGACCCCGTGAGCGCATATCACATAAAGGGTTTCGTTCTCGGGCAGTTCTCCTAGCCGGGAAGGAATCGTGTTCATCGGCATATGGTGCGACCCCTCCAGATGATAATAATTCCACTCGTGGATCTCTCTTACATCCAGCACATAAAGCTTCTCGCCCTTGTCTTCGGTCAGCATCCGGTTGAACTCAACCGGTGATAGTTCATACTCCATGTCTTCCATCCCTCCACTGGATCTTCTAACCGAAGAATACCCAACTTGCCGCCATTGTTCAACTCCGCAGCGGTAACGAATGCACAAAAATTACGTTATACCGATTAAAAGACATTTGTGACAAAGGCGTGAACTTCGTCATTTGGCGGCTTCTGCCGTATTGACACCCTTCCCAAGGGCATGATACAGTATGAAAAAATAAATCGGATACGAAACGATGACGGAAACAAGCATAACAAGCTTGCTCAGAGAACCGGTGGTTGGTGCAAACCGGTGAAGCGGGTTATGCGGAGCACTCCCGAGTTATTGCATGGAACCTTTCGAGTAAATGCAGTCGGCAGGAAAGCCGTTACCCTTCCAGGTCAGAATCGACCAATGAGGCCGTTCTATGTGAATAGACGGCGAAATAGGGTGGCACCGCGAAACCAAACTCTCGTCCCTTTATACGGTATACGTATGAGGATCGGGAGTTTTTTTATTTTATATTGGTTTATCAACCTAAGGAGGCTTCTTTACATGTTCAAAGTATTGGTTTCGGATCCCATCAGCGATTTGGGGATTCAGCAGCTTCACGACGCGGCAGATATTCAGGTGGACAAGAATACCGGACTCAGCGAAGACGAATTGGTTGCCATTATCGGAGATTATGACGCTCTTCTCGTGCGCAGCCAGACGAAGGTAACCGAGCGCATCATGCAGGCCGGCACCAAGCTTAAAGTAATCGGCCGCGCCGGGGTCGGGGTGGACAACATTAACCTCGAAGCCGCTACCCATCGCGGAATTGTCGTCATCAACGCTCCGGACGGAAACACCATCGCCACCTGCGAGCTTACCTTTGCCATGATGATGGCCGTGGCCCGTCAAATTCCTCAAGCCTACAAGAAGACGGTTAGCGCCGAATGGGACCGCAAATCTTTCGTCGGCGTAGAGCTCCGCAACAAAGTGCTCGGCGTTATCGGAATGGGCCGCATCGGCAGTGAAGTGGCGAAGCGTGCCAAGGTATTCGGCATGGAAGTGTTCGGCTACGATCCCTTCCTGACGGAAGAGCGGGCCGAGAAGCTTGGCGTCAAGCTTGGCACCGTGAATGAAATCGCGGCCGCGGCGGATTTTATTACTGTGCATACCCCGCTTACGAACGAGACCCGCAACATCCTGGACCGCCCTCAATTCGAGCTGATGAAGAAAGGCGTGCGGATCATCAATTGTGCCCGCGGCGGAATCATTAACGAGCAGGCTCTCGTGGAAGCCATCGACAAAGGCATTGTGGCAGGAGCTGCCTTCGACGTCTTCGTCGAGGAGCCGCCGGCTGCCGACCATCCGTTCCTGAACAACCCTAAAATCATCGTAACGCCCCACCTGGGCGCTTCGACGGTGGAAGCTCAAGAGAACGTGGCCATTGACGTATCGGAAGAGGTTCTGCATATTCTGCGCAACGAACCGTTCAAGAATGCGGTCAACATGCCTCCGGTTCCGCCCGTTGTGCTTAACAAGCTGCAGCCTTATTTCAACCTTGGAGAGAAGCTCGGCCGTTTTGTCGGCCAAATGGCCGACGGTCCCGTCTCGGAGATCAGCATCAATTATGCCGGCGAGCTGATGGATGTGGATACGAACCCGCTGACCCGATACGTGGTCAAAGGGGTGCTTACGAACCATCTGGGACACGAGGTGAACCTCGTGAATGCCATGCACCAGGCCAAGCAGCGCGATCTGAACGTGACCGTACAGAAATCGTCGGCGACGGGGAGCTTTACGAACCTCGTGACCGTTACGCTTAAATCGAAGAGTGAAGAAAGAACATTGGCCGGAACTCTGCTTGCCGGTTACGGGGAGCGGATCGTGCGGGTCGGTCAATATCCGGTGGACATTTCACCGGAAGGAACCCTGCTCCTCATCTCCCATAACGACAAGCCGGGGATCATCGGCCGGGTGGGAACGCTTCTCGGAAGCAACGATGTGAACATCGCTTCCATGCAGGTAGGCCGTAAGGATATCGGCGGTTCGGCCATCATGATCCTGACGATCGACAAGGAAGCGTCCAAGGATGTACTGGATCAGCTCGCAAAGCTTCCCGAGATCCAGAACGTCCGGGAGCTCACCCTGTAATCACCCGCTCTTATGACCTGGTGGGAAGGGATGTTCCACGAACAACAAGATTAATGTATAGGTTTCAACAAATCCTTCCTTATTGCGACGCCTTGCGAGCATAAGAAAGAAGCTGCCGGCTGTCACGCCGGCGGCTGATCAAGGCAAAGGCCCTTTCCGCCGCTAAGACGGAAAGGGCCTTTTTTAATGGT contains:
- a CDS encoding CPBP family intramembrane glutamic endopeptidase, with the translated sequence MKKWKLRKLEWKTVDAASLDDRTLLLNLYLTQGLTFLLGAVITLFQRNPFWKQFPADSYSSVLLWGAGLAAAVLSVDLLISRWVPEEITDDGGINERLFGNRSLWHLVLICLIVALCEEILFRGAVQHALGAYWTSILFAAIHVRYLRHWLMTGMVFSISYGLGWIYIHTGSLLAPVAAHFLIDLVMGLIIRYRKKE
- a CDS encoding polysaccharide deacetylase family protein gives rise to the protein MKRTFAAITLMSLLLAACGSESPSVNGESPSPSASGAPAPTVSTSPSPSPSPSLSPSPSPSPSPSPVPTEAPKAYKMNKNYDMIPIDPAGNKKVVLLTFDDGPKEKGMIDGLINTLDKHKAKAIFFVNGYRIKEHPELLKLIHDRGQVIGNHSYDHISLRKETNDKVDYQIGEVQKQVKEVTGTTPVFFRPPFGEGSDYVREKAKKENLLYMTWSNGSLDWDLPKNSTDKPQAVIDNVMKQLHPGSNILMHELAWTVETLDNLLTQLEAKGYSFVDPRSIDTQQIPQ
- the serA gene encoding phosphoglycerate dehydrogenase; protein product: MFKVLVSDPISDLGIQQLHDAADIQVDKNTGLSEDELVAIIGDYDALLVRSQTKVTERIMQAGTKLKVIGRAGVGVDNINLEAATHRGIVVINAPDGNTIATCELTFAMMMAVARQIPQAYKKTVSAEWDRKSFVGVELRNKVLGVIGMGRIGSEVAKRAKVFGMEVFGYDPFLTEERAEKLGVKLGTVNEIAAAADFITVHTPLTNETRNILDRPQFELMKKGVRIINCARGGIINEQALVEAIDKGIVAGAAFDVFVEEPPAADHPFLNNPKIIVTPHLGASTVEAQENVAIDVSEEVLHILRNEPFKNAVNMPPVPPVVLNKLQPYFNLGEKLGRFVGQMADGPVSEISINYAGELMDVDTNPLTRYVVKGVLTNHLGHEVNLVNAMHQAKQRDLNVTVQKSSATGSFTNLVTVTLKSKSEERTLAGTLLAGYGERIVRVGQYPVDISPEGTLLLISHNDKPGIIGRVGTLLGSNDVNIASMQVGRKDIGGSAIMILTIDKEASKDVLDQLAKLPEIQNVRELTL
- a CDS encoding AraC family transcriptional regulator — translated: MDKYPVYENIAEERQIRRGQLPFDVRLHSIGRVPLHYHDFAEVSFVVEGEGTEWCDGHSRAVGEGALSLFLPRQMHKVESVSSERPLRVFCCMFDLSMLVGAADSELYKWMLQEDGQGERFLLLPENERGRFLGIMTDMLDEYRHLRFGRMSLLRTRLVEILVLLARGMKGTAPAVMPVTGRESRLLEDMVHYVHLHFNEPLTLQTMADRFGHSPSYISRYFSRAAGHAFLDYVHHLRTRHAAHLLATTEMSALDIAAEVGFDSYRTFSRVFKRHAGATPSQYRERR
- a CDS encoding rhodanese-like domain-containing protein, with the translated sequence MEYELSPVEFNRMLTEDKGEKLYVLDVREIHEWNYYHLEGSHHMPMNTIPSRLGELPENETLYVICAHGVRSAVVCEYLLGHGFSDVKSVAGGMAAVSGMRGFAYD
- a CDS encoding DegT/DnrJ/EryC1/StrS family aminotransferase, which translates into the protein MNGTNPAGKLAIDGGTPVRSKPFAPWPVWDEREERMVIEAIRSGKWGGTGTVLSDGFQEKLPEMETAVARLQDARYGVSVVNGTVALSVALHAAGLKPGDEVIVPPYTFIATASAPLYTGIIPVFADIEEETLLLDPVKAEQAITPRTKAIMPVHIAGAPADMDRILEVARRHGLRVIEDSAQAIGAQWNGKGVGALGDLGTFSFQSSKNLNCGEGGVIVTNSEELWERAWSICNVGRVPGGGWYQHDRLGQNFRMTELQAALLLAQLTRLEEQMLRREKNAALLDQMLSQVKGIQLIKRSPSITRHAHHLYMFKLARGAAGTMGKEDFIRKVEAEGIPVSAGYSSLNRNEAILAETRERAGEARTYSCPVSERLCEQEVVWLPHTVLLSDEEAIQDISRGIEKVLQSYQ